The Caulobacter vibrioides sequence CGCCGATCGAGATGATCCCCGCCAGACGCCCACCGTTCACCACCGGCAGGTGGCGGATGCGGCGGTCGGTCATTCGCTCAAGGAGCGCGTCGATCGTCTCGTCGGGTTGGGCAAAGACGACATTGGCGCTCATGCAGCCGCTGATCGGCTTGGAGAGCGCGGCCGCCCCCTCCTTGGCCACCATCCGGACGATGTCGCGTTCGGAAACGATGCCGACCACGGCTTCCTTTTCGTCGACGACCACCATGGCCCCGACCCTGCGGGTGTGCAGCAGCGCCGCCGCAGCGCCGACCGTCTCCTGAGGCGAGGCGGTGAACACAAGATCGCCCTTGTCCTTGAGGATCTGAGAAACCAGCACAGTATGCCCTCCCTTGTTCTTTATAGAACGAGGGTCCTCCAAAGCGGCCCTTCAATCAATGGGCCATGGCGATCAAGAAAACACAGGGCGGTTACGGGGCGTCGACGACGCCGGCGGGCGGTCCGGCCCAGCGCGCGAAGGGCCCGATCAGCAGCACGCCCGCCGCAAAGCCGATCAGATGCGCCTCCCAGGCGACGCCGCCCGCGCCCATGGTCAGAAGACTGCCGGTGACCGCGAGCACCAGATTCACCACCAGCCAGCCCAGGCCCAGGGAAATCACGCGCGGCCCGAACACCGGTCCCAAATGGCCGGGCGCGCTGTCCATGGTGCGCGCCGCCGCGCCCATCAGGCCGGCGATCGCGCCCGAAGCGCCGACCACGGGGCTTAGGCCCTGCGGATGGATCGCGGCGAAACCCACGCCCGCGACCAAGCCGCAGGCCAGGTAGAACAGGCAGAAGATTCCCCCTCCCCGGCCGTTAAGTCCCAGCACGCGCGAGACCGGCGCGCCGAACGCGAGACCAAAGGCGGCGTTCATGACCGCGTGAACCCAGCCGCCGTGCACGAACATCATGGTCACGACGCCCGTCCACCGCCCCTCCCAGAACTCGCGCGGGACCAGGGCCAGCGAGTAGATCAGGTCCTGGCTGGCGTTCTGCAGAAGAAGATGCGGCACGATGACGGCCGCCGCGACCAGCAGCGCGGGCCAGGGCGCGTTGAAGATCGGCTCGGGGCGCTGGGGCTGGTCCATGGCTTCTATCTAGGGGCTCGCGCGACGATTCGAACCCCGTCGCGGGGCTTAACCATTTTTTCGAGACCTTGGGGCTATCCCTCATGCTGTATCTTTTTGGCACGAGGGTTGCTTGCCGCTCCGTGTCGACAGTCGCGGAGCCTCTCATGGCCTGGCATCGGAAATCCAAGACGCGTGTGGCGATGGTCGTCGTCGCCCTCACGCTCGGCGCTGGCGGCGTCGCCGCGGCGCAATCGATGTCGACCAACTCGGCCTCGTTCAACGCCGGCTATGGCCGCAGCTCGGGCCAGGAAAGCCGGATGATCGAGTATTCGACCCGC is a genomic window containing:
- a CDS encoding CBS domain-containing protein, with the translated sequence MLVSQILKDKGDLVFTASPQETVGAAAALLHTRRVGAMVVVDEKEAVVGIVSERDIVRMVAKEGAAALSKPISGCMSANVVFAQPDETIDALLERMTDRRIRHLPVVNGGRLAGIISIGDLVKYKISETQAEAEGLKAYIAAG
- a CDS encoding rhomboid family intramembrane serine protease, which translates into the protein MDQPQRPEPIFNAPWPALLVAAAVIVPHLLLQNASQDLIYSLALVPREFWEGRWTGVVTMMFVHGGWVHAVMNAAFGLAFGAPVSRVLGLNGRGGGIFCLFYLACGLVAGVGFAAIHPQGLSPVVGASGAIAGLMGAAARTMDSAPGHLGPVFGPRVISLGLGWLVVNLVLAVTGSLLTMGAGGVAWEAHLIGFAAGVLLIGPFARWAGPPAGVVDAP